A genome region from Cerasicoccus sp. TK19100 includes the following:
- a CDS encoding rhomboid family intramembrane serine protease, whose translation MADSADQIHEPQPAPPPGVFAIGPYTSPKRAKDHGLVILSMRLSYELVPGDEGGYYLWIDEAHKDDIYDQLGKYQRENKNWPPRPLTALPSDKPASPLSLVGYSLVIIALFAAQSRWPRFTELGVSVNTRIFGDGQWQLPMTALTLHGGIDHLIANLVSGVCFGFLINRIFGAGLGWTLFVLSGYIGNVLNAWFYWPEYHGSLGASTAIFGALGMLVGHAMAGKFSPAERASLKHRAIPLGAGIVILLLTGFSGGNTDVLAHVWGFAAGVPLGAVGFWLQRRWPDLGKSKPMLALPLALIAIGWGVTVAMNG comes from the coding sequence GTGGCCGATTCCGCCGACCAGATTCATGAACCGCAACCTGCGCCGCCGCCGGGGGTGTTTGCCATCGGCCCCTACACCTCGCCCAAGCGTGCGAAGGACCACGGCCTCGTCATCCTCTCCATGCGCCTGAGCTACGAGCTCGTGCCCGGCGACGAAGGCGGCTACTACCTCTGGATCGACGAGGCACACAAGGACGACATTTACGACCAGCTCGGCAAGTATCAGCGCGAAAACAAAAACTGGCCGCCACGCCCGCTGACCGCCCTGCCGTCGGACAAGCCCGCCTCGCCCCTGAGCCTTGTGGGCTACTCTTTGGTGATCATCGCACTCTTCGCGGCACAGTCGCGCTGGCCGCGCTTCACGGAACTGGGCGTGAGCGTGAATACCCGGATTTTTGGCGACGGCCAATGGCAACTGCCGATGACTGCGCTCACCCTGCATGGCGGCATCGACCACCTGATCGCCAACCTCGTCTCCGGCGTGTGCTTCGGGTTTTTGATCAACCGCATCTTTGGCGCGGGCCTCGGGTGGACCCTGTTCGTGCTCAGCGGCTACATTGGCAACGTGCTCAACGCCTGGTTCTACTGGCCGGAATACCACGGCTCGCTCGGAGCCTCCACGGCGATCTTCGGCGCACTGGGCATGCTGGTGGGCCACGCGATGGCGGGTAAATTCTCCCCCGCCGAGCGCGCAAGCCTCAAGCACCGTGCCATCCCACTCGGCGCCGGGATAGTCATTCTTTTGCTGACGGGGTTCAGCGGCGGCAACACCGATGTGCTCGCGCACGTGTGGGGCTTTGCCGCCGGCGTGCCGTTGGGTGCAGTAGGCTTCTGGCTGCAACGCCGCTGGCCGGATCTGGGCAAATCCAAACCCATGCTCGCGCTACCGCTCGCACTGATCGCAATCGGCTGGGGCGTGACGGTGGCGATGAATGGCTAG
- a CDS encoding deoxycytidylate deaminase, translating into MSLSAPDSVNPTAEAATLLDRIEGAVAAGGDRPSWDEYFMATALLISSRSSCERLHVGAVMVSAGAHPNRIIAAGYNGFLPGHPHQSRVRDDHEQGTVHAEQNAVADAARRGISVQGATAYVTHFPCINCAKILLSAGIACIKYRHDYKNDPIALELMREAGVEVIKL; encoded by the coding sequence ATGAGCCTATCCGCACCTGATTCCGTCAATCCGACCGCCGAAGCCGCCACCTTGCTGGACCGTATCGAGGGTGCTGTGGCTGCCGGGGGGGATCGCCCGTCGTGGGATGAGTATTTTATGGCGACGGCCTTGCTGATCTCGTCGCGTTCGTCGTGCGAGCGCCTGCACGTGGGCGCGGTGATGGTGTCCGCCGGGGCGCATCCCAACCGTATCATTGCGGCGGGCTACAATGGCTTTTTGCCGGGCCATCCGCACCAGTCCCGCGTTCGGGACGACCACGAGCAGGGCACCGTCCACGCCGAGCAAAACGCCGTGGCCGATGCCGCGCGCCGGGGCATTTCCGTGCAAGGGGCGACGGCCTACGTCACCCATTTCCCGTGTATTAACTGCGCAAAGATTTTGTTGTCGGCGGGCATTGCGTGCATCAAGTATCGGCACGATTACAAAAACGACCCGATTGCGCTGGAGCTGATGCGCGAAGCTGGCGTCGAAGTGATAAAATTATAA
- a CDS encoding type II secretion system protein GspG yields the protein MKRTPFYLMALAGAVSLLANDSIDGPPPAAETAAEAPAPQPHIGRFQLSEAGNFQLVIDTATGRVWQVNRKMGEVTMSPVHYEHADEAKTPLPDYTPPPKQKWSPVPLDPEVEAERQATAQKFVNETIHASIMTYATQVGQFPGSLAQLATNLGRSPRWQGPYINETLIDPWGNRYQYVFPGVNNPDTYDVWSLGPDGVMSTDDIGNW from the coding sequence ATGAAGCGAACCCCTTTTTACCTGATGGCGCTGGCTGGCGCGGTCTCCCTGTTGGCGAATGACTCAATCGACGGGCCGCCGCCCGCTGCCGAGACTGCCGCGGAGGCCCCCGCACCGCAGCCGCACATTGGCCGCTTTCAACTGAGCGAAGCCGGTAATTTTCAATTGGTCATCGATACCGCCACCGGCCGCGTGTGGCAGGTAAACCGCAAGATGGGCGAAGTCACGATGAGCCCCGTCCACTACGAGCATGCCGACGAGGCCAAGACGCCGCTGCCGGACTACACCCCGCCGCCCAAGCAAAAGTGGAGCCCCGTGCCGCTGGACCCCGAAGTCGAGGCCGAGCGTCAGGCCACGGCACAAAAATTTGTCAACGAGACCATCCATGCCTCGATCATGACCTATGCGACGCAGGTCGGGCAGTTCCCAGGCAGCTTGGCGCAACTGGCGACCAACCTCGGCCGCAGTCCGCGCTGGCAGGGCCCTTACATCAACGAAACGCTGATCGATCCGTGGGGCAACCGCTACCAGTATGTCTTCCCCGGCGTGAACAACCCCGACACCTACGACGTGTGGTCGCTTGGCCCGGATGGCGTCATGAGCACCGACGACATCGGCAACTGGTGA
- a CDS encoding YqgE/AlgH family protein produces the protein MSDSKADFADLSGQLLISHPSLLDPNFRHTVVLISAHTDDDGALGVIINRPLGVTLGEKNDDFTFGPLSDVPIYEGGPVQTDQVILAAWCWDDDSRVFRLHFGLSEEAAREMKLADEDAEIRAFLGYSGWSQGQVEHELEQNAWLVSPVTETLTAEESGEELWKTYLHRLRPELGFLADAPDDPSLN, from the coding sequence ATGAGTGATTCCAAGGCCGATTTCGCCGACTTGTCGGGGCAGTTGTTAATCTCGCACCCGTCCTTGCTCGATCCGAATTTCCGCCACACCGTTGTGCTGATCTCCGCTCATACGGACGACGACGGCGCGCTCGGAGTCATCATCAACCGCCCGCTGGGCGTCACGCTCGGGGAGAAAAATGACGACTTCACTTTCGGCCCCTTGTCCGATGTGCCGATCTACGAAGGCGGCCCCGTGCAGACCGATCAGGTAATCCTCGCCGCCTGGTGCTGGGACGACGATTCCCGCGTGTTCCGCCTCCACTTTGGCCTGAGCGAAGAGGCCGCGCGCGAGATGAAGCTCGCCGACGAAGATGCTGAGATCCGCGCCTTCCTCGGCTACTCCGGCTGGTCGCAGGGCCAGGTGGAGCACGAGCTGGAGCAAAACGCCTGGCTCGTCAGCCCCGTCACCGAAACGCTGACGGCGGAGGAGTCCGGCGAAGAGCTTTGGAAGACTTACTTGCATCGCTTGCGCCCGGAACTGGGATTCCTCGCCGACGCGCCGGACGATCCGTCGCTTAATTAA
- a CDS encoding right-handed parallel beta-helix repeat-containing protein yields the protein MKLLRFFFILACCGMPLFSLLAEEVEYVWNVTVDVNNRDPQASDGDPTTPFRTIQAAATNAMGYARAGKSVLVRVHPGVYRESVTLRGKVDESNAAIKFEGTDPGNVVINGAQIVNGWDIGEFDIFELPWIPTKENPAVFVEGARLVEVASPRQVMQGQVCFVRGKEPKIYLLPPKGGVVKNGTVEISGMGVGIRAENVDGLYLESLAFERGFDAAIDVHGGDGLIINNVAIEYAHGDGLRLADLDKVRIRRLIVDRCGGNGIVLERLGALAMSGTEVKLNNWSRRTDDLAGLKISGCGQVKVWSLKASENHGAGLWMADTTHQSALSKVVAVNNGTGAIFENNQDIASLTECQFAYNRDGGVVLKGGGLYLMANVFYGNGGAQITLADCDQRSELQASRNIIVARKGELLIDVEARDHGLLAEKNLYESPSKEPFRALGEPLTFIQWQEVASLDLDSYLGEAKLLDPENYGFTPAPQSPYFKMSSWPVRELD from the coding sequence ATGAAGCTCCTGAGATTCTTTTTTATTCTGGCGTGCTGCGGCATGCCGCTGTTTAGCCTTTTGGCCGAAGAAGTCGAATACGTGTGGAACGTCACGGTGGATGTGAACAACCGTGATCCGCAGGCCAGCGATGGTGATCCGACCACGCCGTTTCGCACGATCCAGGCGGCCGCGACCAATGCGATGGGCTATGCGCGGGCGGGGAAGTCGGTCCTGGTGCGGGTGCACCCGGGCGTCTATCGTGAGTCGGTTACTTTGCGTGGCAAAGTAGATGAGAGCAATGCCGCGATTAAATTTGAGGGGACCGATCCGGGTAATGTCGTCATCAATGGCGCGCAGATCGTCAACGGTTGGGACATTGGCGAGTTCGATATTTTCGAGCTGCCCTGGATACCGACCAAGGAGAACCCGGCCGTCTTTGTGGAGGGGGCGCGCTTGGTGGAAGTCGCCTCGCCGCGACAGGTCATGCAAGGGCAGGTGTGCTTTGTGCGTGGCAAGGAGCCGAAGATTTATCTGCTGCCGCCGAAGGGAGGAGTCGTGAAAAACGGTACGGTGGAGATCAGCGGAATGGGCGTGGGCATCCGCGCGGAAAATGTCGATGGCCTGTATTTGGAAAGCCTGGCCTTCGAGCGTGGTTTCGACGCGGCGATCGATGTCCACGGCGGCGACGGCTTGATCATTAACAACGTGGCCATCGAATACGCGCACGGCGATGGCCTTCGCCTGGCAGATTTGGACAAGGTGCGCATTCGCCGGTTGATCGTGGATCGCTGCGGTGGCAATGGCATCGTGCTGGAGCGCCTTGGCGCGCTGGCGATGTCGGGCACGGAGGTGAAGTTAAATAACTGGTCGCGGCGTACGGACGATTTGGCGGGGCTGAAAATCTCGGGCTGCGGTCAGGTCAAGGTGTGGTCGCTGAAGGCTTCGGAAAATCACGGTGCCGGGCTCTGGATGGCGGACACTACCCACCAATCCGCGCTGAGCAAAGTGGTGGCGGTCAACAATGGCACGGGTGCGATCTTTGAGAATAATCAGGACATCGCCTCGCTCACTGAGTGCCAGTTTGCGTATAATCGCGATGGCGGGGTCGTGCTGAAGGGCGGCGGGCTTTACCTGATGGCCAATGTTTTCTACGGCAACGGCGGGGCTCAAATTACGCTGGCGGATTGTGATCAGCGCAGCGAGTTGCAGGCTTCGCGCAATATCATCGTCGCGCGCAAGGGAGAGCTCCTCATCGATGTCGAGGCGCGCGATCACGGCCTGCTGGCAGAAAAGAATCTTTACGAATCGCCGTCCAAGGAGCCGTTCCGCGCCCTGGGCGAGCCATTGACTTTTATCCAGTGGCAGGAGGTGGCCAGCCTGGATCTCGACTCCTATCTGGGCGAGGCCAAGCTGCTGGACCCGGAAAACTACGGTTTCACGCCGGCACCGCAAAGCCCCTACTTCAAGATGAGCAGCTGGCCGGTGCGAGAATTGGATTGA
- a CDS encoding PLP-dependent transferase: MSETLQHYPLGATIPDTVHAVCCSLPTMDDVIGYEEKRPETIRQVKYAYPRFVLHDYVVQAMNLAAERLGLSGKLLYLLPSEKAARDCIQWLGAEAELREEFDFFCVVLDDTEELRRKGKAFLQHTGLSISSRHAEDYLKSHGKLGADANFAPQSNSARESKAQVLSVLKRYLPTENIYLANCGMNAFYGALRAAQQVQAPKGRHHYLQLGWLYLDTQRILESFLDADSKLTVHYDVFDEAWLRAFFAEHGHELAAIVTELPTNPLIQTPDVALLDELCREHGVVRIFDPTIASIASVDVLPHTDLLVTSLTKYASHEGDVMIGAAAVNPGSPFARELAEAMPGQCEPPYARDLAKLAAQIDKMPEVVDRQNANAKALAEWFEAHPAVSRVWHPRVGKSAKNFDAIARSADSCGAVLTIELNVPLTQFYDRARVVKGPSFGTSFTMMCPFMYLAHYDQASTEQGRAELRACGLNPELIRLSAGAEDIEAIKQALGEGLED; encoded by the coding sequence TTGTCTGAAACCCTCCAGCATTACCCTCTCGGGGCCACGATTCCAGACACCGTGCATGCGGTGTGCTGCAGCCTGCCCACGATGGACGACGTGATCGGCTACGAAGAGAAGCGACCGGAGACGATCCGCCAGGTCAAATACGCCTACCCGCGGTTCGTGCTGCACGACTATGTGGTGCAAGCCATGAATCTCGCTGCTGAGCGCTTGGGCCTGTCGGGCAAGTTACTCTACCTGCTGCCTTCGGAAAAGGCCGCGCGCGACTGCATTCAGTGGCTGGGCGCTGAAGCCGAGTTGCGCGAAGAGTTCGATTTCTTTTGCGTCGTTTTGGACGACACCGAGGAGCTTCGCCGTAAGGGCAAGGCGTTCTTACAGCACACGGGCTTGAGCATTTCCTCGCGCCATGCCGAGGATTACTTGAAGTCACACGGTAAGCTAGGCGCTGACGCGAACTTTGCACCGCAAAGTAACTCTGCGCGAGAAAGTAAGGCGCAAGTGTTAAGCGTGCTCAAGCGCTACCTGCCTACGGAGAATATTTATTTGGCCAACTGCGGGATGAACGCCTTCTACGGTGCCCTCCGTGCGGCTCAGCAGGTGCAGGCTCCCAAGGGGCGTCATCACTATTTGCAGCTCGGCTGGCTTTACCTGGACACGCAGCGCATTCTGGAAAGTTTCCTCGATGCGGACTCGAAGCTGACTGTTCACTACGACGTCTTTGACGAGGCATGGCTGCGCGCATTTTTCGCGGAGCATGGCCACGAGCTGGCGGCCATCGTTACCGAGCTGCCAACCAATCCGCTGATCCAGACTCCGGACGTTGCGCTGCTCGATGAGCTCTGCCGCGAGCACGGCGTGGTGCGTATTTTTGATCCGACCATTGCCAGCATTGCGAGCGTGGATGTGCTCCCGCATACGGATCTGCTGGTGACGAGCCTGACGAAGTACGCTTCGCACGAGGGCGATGTCATGATCGGTGCCGCCGCGGTGAATCCCGGCAGCCCCTTTGCCCGCGAACTGGCGGAGGCCATGCCCGGGCAATGCGAGCCGCCCTATGCGCGTGACCTCGCCAAGCTTGCCGCGCAGATCGATAAGATGCCTGAGGTGGTGGACCGCCAAAACGCCAACGCCAAAGCGCTCGCCGAATGGTTTGAAGCGCATCCGGCGGTGAGCAGGGTTTGGCATCCGCGCGTGGGCAAGTCCGCGAAAAACTTCGACGCCATTGCGCGCAGTGCCGACTCCTGTGGCGCGGTGTTGACGATCGAGCTCAACGTGCCGCTCACCCAATTTTACGACCGCGCCCGCGTGGTCAAAGGCCCGAGTTTTGGCACATCATTCACGATGATGTGCCCCTTCATGTATCTCGCGCACTACGATCAGGCCAGCACCGAGCAAGGCCGCGCGGAGCTGCGCGCCTGCGGCTTAAACCCGGAGCTGATCCGATTGTCTGCCGGAGCTGAAGATATTGAGGCGATTAAGCAGGCCCTCGGAGAGGGTTTGGAAGATTAA